In one Cryptococcus deuterogattii R265 chromosome 11, complete sequence genomic region, the following are encoded:
- a CDS encoding calmodulin, with amino-acid sequence MAEQLTKEQIAEFKEAFSLFDKDGDGTITTKELGTVMRSLGQNPTQAELEDMINEVDADGNNSIDFAEFMTLMARKMHDTDSEEEIREAFKVFDKNNDGHISAAELKHVMTNLGEKLTDAEISEMIREADKDGDGMIDYNEFVTMMVAK; translated from the exons ATGGCTGAACAACTT ACTAAGG AACAAATCGCCG AGTTCAAGGAGGCTTTCTCTTTGTTCGATAAGG atggggatggaaCTATCACCACCAAGGAACTCGGGACCGTTATGCGATCTCTAGGTCAGAACCCTACTCAAGCCGAACTTGAAGATATGATCAACGAG GTTGACGCCGACGGAAACAACTCTATCGATTTCGCCGAATTCATGACTCTTATGGCTAGGAAGATGCACGACACCGACtctgaggaggagatcCGAGAAGCCTTCAAG GTTTTCGACAAGAACAATGACGGCCATATCTCTGCTGCCGAGTTGAAGCATGTCATGA CCAATCTTGGTGAGAAGCTCACAGACGCCGAGATCAGCGAAATGATTCGGGAGGCGGACAAGGACG GTGACGGAATGATCGATTACAACGAGTTTGTTACTATGATGGTCGCCAAA TAA
- a CDS encoding WD-repeat protein (genome sequence mistake): protein MMCLDKDDLYERAGWDGSQGISRRQLLEHLQEFISPRLMVPSRRLATLFDQARQQQQSTALYLDHPEANSLYSDYRNKPDQFPSVTTHVLVDHTDEVWRIEWSPDGTRLASAGKDRIVVIWNVEPTTREDGSVRYNVTPSHHFSDHNDPIDSMAWSPDGKLLVTGADKNVHIWDTEKGVQIPKQTPGWQHTDTISSIQWRSDGSEFLVTSMDCRIVFYNHAGKLLRQWSTFPLQFNDCCLVPDGSMLIAITTPLKRVAHNDRLKQAMSGRPIENNSSGSGPGAAGGGNATAATAGGGLTLLGGPEFGFATMEHSIVMVRMSDHEIIDWSQDLRCEMTSIKLSSDGKRALVSCSPDEIQEWTIYPGLKYLRRHTGHIQGNFLIRSCFGAVKDQFVLSGSEDGHVYVWQGKASHPIEVLSGHSDVVNAVAWNPIGSRKIFASCSDDKTVRIWQPPTSAVDVPAEAGLSEKVEAENSFTASAGDGMVL, encoded by the exons ATGATGTGCCTAGACAAAGACGATCTATATGAAAGAgctggatgggatggatCACAAGGAATATCTAGAAGACAACTTCTGGAGCATCTTCAAG AGTTCATATCTCCTAGATTGATGGTCCCCTCTCGTCGTCTTGCCACGCTTTTCGATCAAGCACGTCAGCAACAGCAATCCACAGCCCTCTACCTTGATCACCCAGAAGCCAACTCTCTCTACTCCGACTACCGCAATAAACCTGATCAATTCCCTTCCGTAACCACCCACGTACTCGTCGACCATACTGACGAAGTGTGGAGAATTGAGTGGAGTCCCGATGGAACTAGATTAGCGAGCGCGGGTAAAGACCGCATTGTGGTCATCTGGAACGTTGAACCGACAACGAGAGAAGACGGATCTGTGAGGTACAATGTGACTCCTTCTCACCATTTTTCGGACCATAACGATCCCATCGACTCCATGGCTTGGTCACCAGATGGGAAGCTGTTGGTCACTGGTGCCGATAAAAATGTACACATATGGGATACGGAG AAAGGGGTACAGATTCCCAAGCAAACGCCGGGGTGGCAACACACCGACACGATCAGCTCCATCCAATGGAGGTCCGACGGCTCAGAATTTTTGGTCACATCCATGGATTGCCGAATTGTCTTCTAT AACCATGCTGGCAAACTCCTGCGACAGTGGTccaccttccctcttcagTTCAATGATTGCTGCCTTGTCCCTGATGGATCCATGCTCATCGCGATTACTACCCCTCTCAAGCGGGTGGCGCATAATGACAGGCTTAAACAGGCAATGTCAGGACGACCGATAGAAAACAATTCCTCTGGATCTGGGCCTGGCGCGGCGGGAGGTGGCAATGCGACGGCAGCGACGGCAGGAGGGGGTTTAACCCTGCTGGGCGGACCAGAGTTCGGCTTCGCAACGATGGAGCACAGTATCGTGATGGTTAGGATGTCAGACCATGAGATTATCGA TTGGTCTCAAGATCTAAGATGCGAGATGACTAGCATCAAGCTGTCTAGCGACGGCAAGAGAGCTTTGGTCAGCTGCAGTCCCGAC GAAATCCAGGAATGGACCATTTACCCAGGTCTCAAGTATCTTCGCAGACATACAGGTCACATCCAAGGGAATTTCCTCATTCGCAGCTGCTTCGGCGCTGTCAAAGATCAGTTCGTGCTTAGCGGTAGTGAAG ATGGCCATGTGTATGTATGGCAAGGGAAGGCATCACATCCTATAGAGGTACTTTCGGGACATTCGGACGTTGTCAACGCCGTAGCGTGGAATCCTATTGGCTCCAGAAAGATATTTGCCAGTTGTAGCGACGATAAAACCGT GAGGATTTGGCAACCGCCTACGAGTGCCGTTGATGTTCCGGCCGAGGCCGGCTTGAGCGAAAAGGTCGAAGCCGAGAACAGTTTCACAGCCAGTGctggagatgggatggtTTTATAA